The Blastomonas fulva genome contains a region encoding:
- a CDS encoding S1/P1 nuclease encodes MTMRVFAAWLALLLALPTPALAWGDYGHRTIAQIAEANISPKAKARMNALFRAEKLLATPDCPLRNIGDASVWADCVRRDDLRWGYTAPWHYINMDICKPFDIKANCANGNCVGAQVARNEKLLADKRLPAHVRLEALAWLVHTMGDMHQPMHGGDRGDLGGNRVSAAYGIVEGRMNLHRLWDTPVAERAITQGEPMVRRYAATERSPFLTGTVEDWALESWSIARDIAYPTAQHGPACGPALKPGERARHDDSDIETLIPVVRQQVLRAGLRLADALERALG; translated from the coding sequence ATGACGATGCGCGTTTTTGCGGCATGGCTGGCGCTGCTGCTCGCCCTGCCCACCCCCGCTCTGGCCTGGGGCGACTATGGCCACCGCACGATCGCCCAGATCGCCGAGGCCAACATTTCGCCCAAGGCAAAGGCGCGAATGAATGCGCTGTTCCGTGCCGAAAAGCTGCTGGCGACGCCGGATTGCCCGCTGCGCAACATCGGCGATGCCAGCGTCTGGGCGGACTGCGTCCGGCGCGACGATCTGCGCTGGGGCTACACCGCGCCGTGGCACTATATCAACATGGACATCTGCAAGCCGTTCGACATCAAGGCGAATTGCGCCAACGGCAACTGCGTCGGGGCGCAGGTGGCGCGCAACGAAAAGCTGCTTGCCGACAAGCGCCTGCCCGCGCATGTCCGGCTCGAGGCACTGGCGTGGCTGGTTCACACCATGGGCGACATGCACCAGCCGATGCACGGCGGCGACCGCGGTGACCTTGGCGGCAACCGGGTGAGCGCGGCCTACGGAATCGTCGAGGGTCGGATGAACCTGCACCGGCTGTGGGACACGCCGGTTGCCGAACGCGCGATCACCCAAGGCGAACCGATGGTGCGGCGCTATGCCGCCACCGAACGCAGCCCCTTTCTTACCGGGACGGTCGAGGACTGGGCGCTCGAAAGCTGGAGCATCGCGCGCGATATTGCCTATCCCACCGCGCAGCACGGCCCGGCCTGCGGCCCCGCGCTCAAGCCCGGCGAGCGCGCTCGGCATGACGACAGCGACATCGAAACGCTCATTCCCGTCGTGCGCCAGCAGGTGCTGCGCGCCGGGCTGCGACTGGCCGATGCGCTGGAGCGCGCGCTGGGCTGA
- a CDS encoding DUF3052 family protein, whose protein sequence is MTTGYSGTPLARKLGLKSGMPVWFDAMPQAVRTEIDAEVEGIVPVASPDEGFAAAHLFTTERAVLERELPVLMAAMDRDGFIWVSWPKKASKVPTDITEDTIREIALPIGLVDVKVCAVDTIWSGLKLMIRKELR, encoded by the coding sequence ATGACGACAGGGTATTCCGGCACGCCTTTAGCGCGCAAACTGGGACTGAAATCGGGCATGCCGGTGTGGTTCGATGCCATGCCTCAAGCCGTACGGACCGAGATTGACGCTGAGGTCGAAGGTATTGTGCCCGTCGCCTCCCCTGATGAGGGTTTTGCTGCCGCACATCTTTTCACCACCGAGCGCGCGGTGCTGGAGCGCGAGCTCCCAGTCCTGATGGCCGCGATGGACCGCGATGGCTTCATCTGGGTCAGCTGGCCCAAAAAGGCATCCAAGGTGCCCACCGACATTACAGAGGACACCATTCGCGAGATCGCGCTGCCGATCGGGCTGGTCGATGTGAAGGTGTGTGCGGTCGACACCATCTGGTCCGGCCTCAAACTGATGATCCGCAAGGAATTGAGATGA